DNA sequence from the Dreissena polymorpha isolate Duluth1 chromosome 3, UMN_Dpol_1.0, whole genome shotgun sequence genome:
TTATATTTACCGCGGCTTTAACTTTAAAACTCAAATTCAACGTAACTTTTTAAGATGAAACAAACACGTTTTTGtcgattattattttttgtttcaaatgaaataaatgtcatgtgaaaccatatattcaaatatttaaaatcatatactATCTATTCAATGTAAGTACAATATGATACTAAAGTTGTTTTGTACTTAAAAGAATTCGCATACAGGGAACCTTCAATTTAAGCTCTTAAATTGATCGGAacaatgcaatatttaaaattgGTATAAACTTTCGCATGTTGTAAATATTAGCCCTTTTCCTTTCTAGAGTTGTGGCATTTTACCTCGTTTGACACAATTGTTTTAATAgtgatttataaaataagtccCTAAACTCCACacgatatttatataaaagcacGCACACATAACATCGTAACCATAGATATTAACCTaccatataataataataatcaactAGAAGTAATCCAATAGTAACGTATATGGGCACGAGTAAGTAACAAAGATAGCTTCATTTAAGGAGCATTTTTACACAAAATCTTGCTTTACGCTTTTCTGTGGGGGCAACGGCACATATAATACATTCATTAAACACATACAGAAGATTCATAATACGCGCATATTCATAGAGAAAACATCAAACAAATGCAGACAGTGGTATCCACGAGAATTTCGACAGCGCGCTGTTCACACGCTTCTAGGGCGAGGGCGGAGGGATTCGAGTTTCAAACTGTTTCCGGGTTCCACACGCGTAACGAGGCGTGGTGGCTCGCAACCGATAATCGAACGATATTGGAACCGGTTAAAGGGTGTATACCCAAACATAGGGTTTACCAATATAATATCAGGTTTGTTCTATGTTTGTGTTGTATTGTTCGGTAGTGTATAGCGCATTGGTTACTTACCTTAAAAAGACTGGCGGAACgttatttaaatttatcattacTTTTCCTGAagttgcatgtttttttttatattaaattgtttaattaagcgAAATTGATCAATAGACGCTTAAAAGGACTTGGTCACAGTTTggtgaaaacaatttaaaaacggTATGCACCaaaaaaagaatgtatgcattatatccAATATAACACGCCTAATTTAGAACCATATATTCATCTGTGCTCGTTTATTGGAGATCATTAAAGAGCGCCTAACGATTTTCTTCCATTATTTAGAAAATAAGTTTATTAATAAGAtagtgttttaataacatgtttattgtttaaatagatGTCCCGTGTTCCACTCCCGTCGAATGCAAATGTTTTATGCAGCTTGGTTTtactgctttgaaattatttaaaactattttataaagaAAGGTATGTCCGCTAACTCTTTAACGTTTTTACGATTCCCCGCTCAATTaagtatatgggccgtgctctgtgaaaaggggttttaatgcatgtgcgtaaagtgtcgacccagattagcttgtgcagcccgcgcaggctaatcagggacgacactttccgcataaactgtatttttgctaagaaggtactttctttaaacagaaaatgtcataaaagaggaaagtgtcgtccctgattagcctgtgcggattgcacaggctaatctgggacggcaatttacgcacattcattaagcccctttttctcaGAGAACGGCCCATATTCAATTACATGCAGACATCTTACAAATCTCTAGCGAATGTGATCGAAAGTAACGAAAATATCGCAAAAAGTATAGTTCACCGAATATTATTCACTTTAGCCAGAATTATTGAACACTCTACCTGGAACCACAAAGCAAGGTTTCTCTTCGTCACACACAAACAATTCGATCGGGTAAATTAAACCGACTCTTTTTCACTTTTTCACGTATGACATATTTTGTTTAGCAAGGCCCATTATCATTACGTTTTAGAAATAAACTTTCCTAGAATGTGTTTATTAACAAAGATATGTATGCGTATTTATTCTTCATATCGGATTTGAATTTTTCACTCGGTTAATAACATACTTAGTTGTCGAAAACAGTAAATCGTGTGTACATGTCGGATGAATGTTTGTTCATCTCATTTCGAGTGGTGTCCCAATTAAATGCTTAAGTCAAACTTCCTACTTCATGCTAATGGGTTATAATTTATCACATATATGCGCCGTGttgtgtgaaaaaggggtttaatgcatgtgcataaagtgtcgtcccagagtagaatgtgcagtccgcacaggctaatcagggacgactctttccgccttaactggatttttgcttagaaaagacttttcgttaacgaaaaataccataaaagcggaaagtgccgtctctgattagcctgtgcggacttcacaggctgatctgggacgacactttacgcacatgcattaaaccccttattcacagagcacggctcatataagaTTGTGCATGTGAGGTAAATAGAGCATATGTACCATGGCCTCCGTAGCGATGAGGCGTAAATAAAGGTTCTTGTTTCCACTAACTCGACCGACCCTAATCTTTTGTGCCGACCTAGAACATTTTTATATGCTTGAGTTTTTATTCAGTGTTGCTAAATTCGGTCATATTTGATAAATTAAGTTTTTGATAATGTTGGTTACATTTGTAAGGTTTTCATACTTGTTTCTCACCCTTATGTGAAtgcttgttttttatttgctAATATAATTTCATACTTATGTCAGCTTTTTTGCCCTTATTTTTGACTGATGTACCTATATTTTTATCTTATCATATAGCACGCTTACGGTTatgttattgcttatatgtaatgtaaacacatgtacatgtatagatTGCATTTTAGTTACGTTGATAACAATTGTGTTTAACTCATATAATTGATTAGATTTTGTGTTCATAGAAAAataccttcatcatcatcatcaccatcatcatcatcatattcatcatcatcatcatcatcatcatcatcatcatcatcatcatcatcatcatcatcatcatcatcatcatcaccatcaccatcatcatcatcatcacatcatcatcatcatcatcatcatcatcatcatcatcatcatcatcatcatcatcatcatcatcatcatcatcatcatcatcatcatcatcatctccatcatcatcatcatcatcatcatcatcatcatcatcatcatcatcatcatcatcatcatcatcatcatcgctatCATCGCTATCATCATCGCCATCGTCATCGCCATCAATGTCAAGACAATATCAACACAGATTAAAGCTGAATTGAAttcaaaagtttatttttaatttatgcacTTATACACTTCAGtcgataaatatataaaaaaaacaaataagcaatacatattctcCGAATTGTGAGCATTCTTCACGTATCAACACATTGATTCAAAACATGCATTGACtaataacataaattataatcataataatagctTCAACAACACATCATTGCATAATTAGACACGTTAGAGAAATAAAAACATAAGTATCCATCTGATTTCAAATAAAagtaattaattttgaaatattattaacaGTGCTAAAATcgaaaaatacaacaatattgTATTAAAGAGATATAACCATAAATCATAAATATCAATATGGCTGAATATTCATGAgagaaattaattatttttttcgtggATAAATTTATATGGCGACGATtggttttaaatatgtataatatgctCATTATAGCAGATATACGAAAAAGGCAGATCCAATTTATTGCGAAAgttgaaacaaatattaacacTCAAATCACAAATCAAATACTCGCGCACACACAATTAATTTCATACGGATTGACGTGAAATGCTTACTTAACAGCCTTTAAGGGTAACACGCCAAAGTACATCACGaaaacaatgaaacaataatCCGATACATGTGAGAACATATAACCGTATCTACAATAAATATGTGAGGAAATGTATGAATTCTCTGAAATGCAGATAGTGACTGCGTTTTACGTTACTAGATTTTACACGAAACGAGCCCGTGTTTAGTTATGAATGCCTACAAAAGATAGATACTTGTATTCCTTGCGTTTAATGTTATTCTTTACGTTATTGAAAACTGAAAAATTATAGACTTATTTGACACAGATTATTGCCTGAAAACGCACATTTTTTGGAAGCACCAGTGTACTAAAATTCATTATCTGTATACAAATTTGGTGCAAATAAGTCAATCAATtggaaaattttaattttattttaatacgatattttattaatatttaaaaaaacaactaagaAATGTTCGTAAAAAGTTTAAAATCTGATAAGAAAATACAGTTActtgttaattttatttagtataacgaaaaaaatatttcaaagcaaaaactattttttattttcctATACAACGGACTCaattatatttaacattaaaagagagaaataaatggcaaatagtttacataaaataaaaacataatataaaaaaagttgaTTAAACAAGTTCAACAAATATGGAAAAAGGGTAagttaaaatgtatgcaaatatcaagaaattaatacatataataattattattttaaataacaatatctAAATAGGcacaattcaaataatattcTCGTATCTTAACTTTGATTAGTTTTGGATGAGATATCGATACAAATATATGAGCATAAATTGAGATTGAGAATGACGTAATCATTTAGTTTAACGATACTTATAGTCAGATCTTGCCAGCTCTACAATTTCGTCCTTCATAAATCATAATATACATGATCGTATTACCGGTAATTAATTAGTTCAAATGATTACTATTTTAATAGATCCCAATCACAACGGCCTGAGGAACTACGGTTCAACACATGGTTAAAGCGATCGAATTTTCGTCAAAACGACCATACATTATAGAATACGATGAAAAAGGACAAGTTCAGTCTAACAGTCCATTTTCACAGCATAAAATACAGGATCCATGTCAACAAAATTCTTTTACAACCCTGATCATTAACTATTTTCAGTTCACTTTAACATGGGGACGTTTAAATTTCTTTCGATTAGACTTTATCAATATCTTTAAGTTAATAACAATACACGTTCAACTGAAGTATAGTAGAGAATATATTTAAAcgtaaattatattaaacaatatttagatttaaaaaccaaaataatattcaaaatgtatttacacatgtacaaacaatttaacaatgaataaaacaataattaatctCAATTAAACATGAAGTTATACTTGGTATATAAAAATAAGTGAGACAAAAAACCACCTTTTCGACGATTCCGTATATACATATCATACATCAATATCATTTCAGGAGTAAAATATTATAAGTTTTTTGAAAGAAATTATTTAACTATCTACACGCATGCATGAACGAAGAAATTCAACCACGTTCGAAGCATGTTCTTAATTAACCcctttatgccaagtggactctcccatccttctaaattggatcaatttatttccaaaataagggatgtctagtatatatattatatgcggcgtctcatctgggtctacgctgtttgcaaaggctcttttttagacgctaggcataaatgcgttaaaGTAACATAACTTTAACATGTATAATGCTTGAAAGTCGACTAGTACATTGTaggtattttaaaaaaaactcgTGTTTAATGCAATTTTGAACATTCGAATTGAACGAAATATTAGTGTATCAATAAAACAGCGATGTTatacttatataataaatattataaactattttaacaaaaaacgGACGTAACGAATAACCAGCGAAACACAAAGTCCCTGTTTTGTTCACGACGATTAAACAAATTCATTTCAGAGTACACGAGCTACACCAACAAGTTACCGAAATGACCTCTGCTCTAGTGAGTAAGCGCGTTGATCATTGGTTGAGCATCATATTCGAATGTCGACATCGGTGACGAATCTTTCATGGCGATGATGTCACAATTAGTCGTGCGCGGGTACATTTCAGGACAGTCATAACCGGAATTTTCCCAGTTTGGTTCCGGTTTGCAAACGAACGATTGATGATTTTGTGCGGAGAAATCTTGTTTGATCAGATTTGAATTATAGTCGGAAAATTGCTGCATTGATTCTTTCGGCGTCAGATAGCGGTTGAATTCTTCCTTCTCCAGTCCGTCTTTGAGATCGTTCATAATAATATGCTCGTACATATTCTCGTGGCGTAGCATATTGGTATTATGCTTGATTACTGACGTCGGTTGTCTGCTTTCGGTGGGATGCGCGCGTGCGGTGATCACCGTGGAAGAAACCGGAACCGGAATCTGTGTCAACTCGCTGATGCGTTGAGAGACGAAATTTCCGTTCGCCATGTGACTACAGGAATAATCGTGAGGTCCAAACCCTACTGGCGATGGGTTGTCGCTGTAGCTGTCGTTTTGGAATGCTTCGGGGCTGCTCGACAGGTTCGAATCCGGCGTCGGGCATTGCGGCCGAGTACTAAACGCAAACTGCTGTCCATAAAACGGATATCTGGATAGGTTAACCGGAACGCTGGAGCTGTAGGAGTAGTCGCAAGACGCGCTATATTTCGGACTTATAGATGTATCGTAACTGAAACTATTAGACCGGAACTGGTGGGACTCTGTGAATTGTCTCCCCGCGGTCGAGGCGGTAGTAAGAGATCCGGAAGAAGTCCCATCGCTCTTTTTTGGCGGCTTCTTGCGACGCGGGCGGTATTTGTAGTCCGGAAACTGCTTCATATGCTCTTGGCGAAGTCTCTCTGCCTCGTCTGTGTATATCTTCTTTTCCTCTGCGCTTAGCTGCTTCCATCGGTCGCCTGCAACGCAAGATTGGCGAATTCATTATAAGTTTATatgatattaacatatttattaaattatgttaagATTTTAATCAGGATTATATGATACCTCTGttgcttctattactactacttctaaacaacgacaacagcaacaacaacgaaaacacaaacaacaactactacttttacttctactattagtactactactattactacttactcttctactacttctacaactgctTCTTTCACACAGCAAAAATAGCAACAACAACTGCTACAACACGAATAACAACCactacaacaacagcaactactactacttatacaactaatactactactactaatcttaCTTCTTTAAATACTTCCACTTCAACTATTACTATTACTTTAACGTCTGAACACATCGCTCAACAACAACCCTGGATTGTTTACTTATCAAATACATGCAGCATAATtatacacttttttattttactttatttttagcATTTTAGCATCGAGTTGATTAGCTAAATTTTAAGAtctcatttaaattttattgcaCGCAAGACAACGACAACGGATTTGCTACAAACCAAATAAAGTTATATACCACTTATTACGTgtaaattcaaataaatcaaataaagcaAATAATGTCTATCGTTTTCCATGCCCAAATGACAGTAAACTAACAGGTTTGCTTAATTTATGGACACTTTCCCAACTTTGCCTCTCGTCTGAAGAAGACTGGATAATTTGCAAGCGCATAATATCTCGGCCAGAGAGGGATTTTAAGATGTTTAAAACCCCttcaaaatgcatgtgcatgataTCAAAACTTGCAACTATTCACTTTCATAATTATCCTTCTGCAATTTGGGTACACTCAAGTTATGTATCaataattttgaaatgttataAAAGGTGGCCAAGTAATGGATCGACAACAGCGGTACTATTTTGCACTGAAATACCGTCATTTTTAGAGGTATATCAGTATTATTTTGTTGTAGTGGATTGGTAGTTGTACAGGTGGTTTCTGTAGTGGTTCGTTAAACTGTTGGTTATATtcgaagtagtaatagtagtagtagtagtagtagtaatagtagtagtagtagtagtagtagtagtagtagtagtagtagtaaaagtagtagtagtagtagtagtagtagtattagtagtagtagtagtagtagtagtagtagtagtagtagtagtagtagtagtagtagtagaagtagtagtagtagtgatcaCAGTTGTTGTCATGTTTGATGTATTAAGTTGTGTAGTAGTGATAGTTGTAATGCGGTTGGTTATATTAACATTGATGTACTTAATGGGAATCCCGTGGAATATGTAGCTGTTAGTATAATTGTTGCAGTGGTACTAGTTGTGTCGGATATTATTATAGAATGGGTTATTAGGGGTTTCTGTGCTTGTTCAAGAAGTTAAAGCTGTTGTATCAGTGTCAGTGGTTGTTTTGTTTTCGTTATAGTACTAGCATGCTTGttattgtgtgtttgtgtgtttttgtagtgttgGGATACATATACGGATTTTTGTGTCGgtattttaattgttgttgttttgcactGGTGCTTGTAGTGTCTTTCGTTGCTAGCGTAATGTTGATGACCGAAGTGGTTTGTGCTGTATGTGCAAATGGTGGTTGTAATTAGTGTAAAGGTGAT
Encoded proteins:
- the LOC127874039 gene encoding protein SOX-15-like; translated protein: MNADTFHRNSSAGFQTNSFMTRACQYPIMPLTPAYLEHGGVQAVPKKEQRIRRPMNAFMVWAKSARKVMADENPDVHNADLSKMLGDRWKQLSAEEKKIYTDEAERLRQEHMKQFPDYKYRPRRKKPPKKSDGTSSGSLTTASTAGRQFTESHQFRSNSFSYDTSISPKYSASCDYSYSSSVPVNLSRYPFYGQQFAFSTRPQCPTPDSNLSSSPEAFQNDSYSDNPSPVGFGPHDYSCSHMANGNFVSQRISELTQIPVPVSSTVITARAHPTESRQPTSVIKHNTNMLRHENMYEHIIMNDLKDGLEKEEFNRYLTPKESMQQFSDYNSNLIKQDFSAQNHQSFVCKPEPNWENSGYDCPEMYPRTTNCDIIAMKDSSPMSTFEYDAQPMINALTH